The Xylanivirga thermophila genome contains the following window.
AGCTTGGGAGAGGAGAAATTGAAGGAAGAGCTCTATGGGGGAATGTTAAATAATTTTAATTATTTAACATTCTTATTATTGCTAAAAAAATATATTTTATACATACTAAATATAAAAAACAATTCTTTTTCATGAATGCTTGTCCCAATTTTCTAATTATGTTAAAATTACATAAAGTGAAACTAGTATTAGGGAGGCAATTGTCGTTGAGAATTATTGCAGGTGAGTGGAAAGGTAAACCGTTAAAACCTGTAAAAGGTATAAAGACTAGACCGACTACAGACAGGGTTAAAGAATCTGTTTTTAATATTATACAGAGTTATATACCTGATAGCTTTGTTTTAGATTTATTTTCAGGTACAGGCAATATGGGGTTAGAAGCATTAAGCAGGGGAGCTAACAGAGCCATTTTTGTAGAAAAAAGTAGGGGAGCTGCTGCTGTATTGAAAGAGAATTGTGCTTCATTAAGATATACTGATAAAGTTGATATTTTTGTAAACGATGTTTTTACTACAATCCCATATTTAGGAAGGAAAGGGCATGGCTTTAATATAATATTTGCTGATCCACCTTATAGCAAGGAAATTGAACCACTGTTGCTAGGTGCTATTTCAAAGGCGAATATATTAAACAATAATGGTGTCTTTATAATAGAACATGCCTCAAAGGATGTTTTACCATCTAGCTTAGACACCTTGAAGAAAGTTGACTACAGAAAATATGGTAATACTAGTATAAGTATATATGAAAAGGATGATGAATTATGATTACAGCAATATATCCAGGTAGTTTTGATCCTGTCACAAATGGACATTTGGATATAATAAAACGTTCTGCAAAAACCTTTGATAAAGTGATAGTAGCAATTGCTCAAAATCCTAATAAGACACCTATGTTTACAATTGAAGAACGTATGGACTTTTTAAAAAGGGTGATAAATGGGTTACCAAATGTAGAAGTTGATCACTTTGACGGTTTATTGGTTGATTATGTAAAAGAAAAGGATGCACATGTTATAATAAAAGGATTAAGGGCAATATCTGATTTTGAATATGAATTTCAAATGGCCCTTATGAATAGAAAATTAGATTCGGATATAGAAACGCTTTTTATGATGACAAGCTATAAATATTCTTTTTTAAGTTCAAGTATGATGAAAGAAGTAGGTAAACTGGGAGGATGCATTGCAGAACTTGTTCCTGATGCTATTTTGCCGGATGTATTGAAAAGGTTAAAAAGCGTATAATAGGTAGAAATGGGGGAATTTTTATGAATATATTAGATCTTTTGGATGAGCTAGAGGATGAGCTAGATAGTGGCTCTACTGTTCCTTTTACGGGGAAAACTCTTATTGTAAAGGAAAGATGTCTAGATATAATACGGGATATAAGGTTACACCTTCCTGAAGAAATAAAACAAGGGGAATGGATAAAGAAAGAACGTCAGCGGATATTGATAGATGCTCAGAAGGAAGGTGAGGCAATAGTAAAGGAAGCCGAACAGCGCATAAATGCCCTAGTTGACGAAAACCAAATAACTCAAATGGCGTATCAACAAGCTAGGCAGATAGTTGAAAATGCTCAAGATAGTGCTAAAGAGATACGATTAGGTTCAAGGGAATATGCTAATGGCATTCTTGAAGAGCTAGAGACTTATCTAAAAAAGCAAATAGAGATACTCGAGCAAAACAAGAAAGAATTAAATTCTATAAAAAAATAATATTTTATCCGAGGGTAGTTGTTTTGTTTTTATTACATAGTCTTATGATTCCATTTAATATCAACCCTAACAATAACAAGATGGTTATTATATTCATAATATAGCGAAAAGAGGCTAAAATGCGCTCAGACCATGTAATATCATAAAACCAGTTATTTTGATTGAATGTTGTAACGTCCTGATTGTAGAATATAGCCATTATACATGATGAAAATATGGCTGCCATTATACCATGCAAGAGTTTGCTTAAAACATAAATACCTACGGATATATTAGTACCAGCTAATAGACTGGCAACTTGACTATGTATTGAAAATCCGCTCCAGCCAATTAAAAAGCTTAATGCAAATACTTTTTGTTCAATAGGAACGAGACTTTGGCTTATTAATTTACACCCTATAGTCATCTCAAAAAGTCCTCCTGTAAGTCCGTTTAAAAGATTGTCATCTAGCTTAAAAGCAACCATAATTGGTTTGAATATATTAGATAAAAAAGATATAAAACCAATTTGTATTAAAAGATCTATTATTACAGAATATAGTACTATAAATCCGCCTATCATAAGTTGTGTGTTTATGGAATTGCGGACAGCATCGCCTAGAAGCTCAGCTATGGTACGGCCGTCCTTTTGCCTTGCTTGGTGCATATTTTCAAATGCGTTATTAAGTGAATAGTGAGTGGTCTTATAATAATTTTGTTTTTTAGAGTTACTTCCATAAAATCTGAACATAAGGCCTAGTACAATGGCTGAAGCATAGTGACCGGCCATTATGCAATTTGCAGCTTGTTGACTGCCTAGCATACCAACTCCTACAGCACCTGCCATAAAAAGGGGACCGGATGTACTGCAAAAAGATAGTATCCTCTGACCTTGTATCTTATCTATATCCCCTTTTTGCTTAAGTTCTGCTACCAGTTTTGCACCCATTGGATAGCCTGACATTGCACTCATTGCCCATATAAAAGAGCTGCTCCCAGGACATCGAAACAATGGATACATAATAGGTGAGA
Protein-coding sequences here:
- the coaD gene encoding pantetheine-phosphate adenylyltransferase; the protein is MITAIYPGSFDPVTNGHLDIIKRSAKTFDKVIVAIAQNPNKTPMFTIEERMDFLKRVINGLPNVEVDHFDGLLVDYVKEKDAHVIIKGLRAISDFEYEFQMALMNRKLDSDIETLFMMTSYKYSFLSSSMMKEVGKLGGCIAELVPDAILPDVLKRLKSV
- the ylbJ gene encoding sporulation integral membrane protein YlbJ, which codes for MNIKLKDKVKTASFACVSLAITLLIIAFPQESFKSALYGLESWLKIVFPALLPFLICSEVLIGTGVVNFLSTLLSPIMYPLFRCPGSSSFIWAMSAMSGYPMGAKLVAELKQKGDIDKIQGQRILSFCSTSGPLFMAGAVGVGMLGSQQAANCIMAGHYASAIVLGLMFRFYGSNSKKQNYYKTTHYSLNNAFENMHQARQKDGRTIAELLGDAVRNSINTQLMIGGFIVLYSVIIDLLIQIGFISFLSNIFKPIMVAFKLDDNLLNGLTGGLFEMTIGCKLISQSLVPIEQKVFALSFLIGWSGFSIHSQVASLLAGTNISVGIYVLSKLLHGIMAAIFSSCIMAIFYNQDVTTFNQNNWFYDITWSERILASFRYIMNIITILLLLGLILNGIIRLCNKNKTTTLG
- a CDS encoding ATPase; this translates as MNILDLLDELEDELDSGSTVPFTGKTLIVKERCLDIIRDIRLHLPEEIKQGEWIKKERQRILIDAQKEGEAIVKEAEQRINALVDENQITQMAYQQARQIVENAQDSAKEIRLGSREYANGILEELETYLKKQIEILEQNKKELNSIKK
- the rsmD gene encoding 16S rRNA (guanine(966)-N(2))-methyltransferase RsmD, yielding MRIIAGEWKGKPLKPVKGIKTRPTTDRVKESVFNIIQSYIPDSFVLDLFSGTGNMGLEALSRGANRAIFVEKSRGAAAVLKENCASLRYTDKVDIFVNDVFTTIPYLGRKGHGFNIIFADPPYSKEIEPLLLGAISKANILNNNGVFIIEHASKDVLPSSLDTLKKVDYRKYGNTSISIYEKDDEL